The following proteins are co-located in the Silene latifolia isolate original U9 population chromosome 1, ASM4854445v1, whole genome shotgun sequence genome:
- the LOC141657588 gene encoding F-box/kelch-repeat protein At3g23880-like, translated as MGKKKRNKLSNKSTLPEEIWGEILARLPIKPILRFRRVSRLWRSLIDDPQFTSMHLKTLKDRQESRLLVLEQHVTCTTKQLCTIRRADTFRQMSKHKFSVGYYTDYEATGYINGVLCLKKYMKDYKELAKIFLWNPSLKKAFDVRLPQLAESIGNFDIDCAFGYDPIKKDYKIVASLHAQDEVDFPKRVEIYTFSDNYWERVTLKKGPCFWDKEAPKSYLDGVIYWMGIDPNKTTTKGKFPHLVSFHVGNEVFNYIELPNCDIIDTQSHERFPSILDKCIALVDIFPDYTNIWVMRGSSWSKQYTFNLQLYENCFYLRSDGNLLFGGEKGGAFSYNLRSQEKKLLAKSYMKPPIFTSDYVESFELRVDGYEDQVVFSFPLEELNVINIER; from the coding sequence ATGGGgaagaaaaagagaaataaaTTGTCTAATAAGTCTACACTTCCAGAAGAAATATGGGGTGAAATACTTGCTAGATTACCAATAAAACCTATCCTAAGATTTCGACGTGTCTCTAGATTGTGGCGTTCTCTCATTGATGATCCACAATTTACATCTATGCATCTTAAAACCCTCAAAGATAGACAAGAGTCTCGTTTACTAGTCTTAGAACAACATGTGACATGCACTACTAAACAACTTTGTACGATTCGTCGTGCCGACACATTTAGACAAATGTCTAAGCATAAATTTAGTGTTGGTTATTATACCGACTATGAAGCCACCGGTTACATCAATGGTGTGCTTTGCCTaaaaaaatacatgaaagatTACAAGGAACTCGCAAAAATTTTTCTATGGAATCCTTCGCTGAAAAAGGCCTTTGATGTCCGTCTTCCCCAACTCGCGGAATCAATAGGAAATTTCGATATTGATTGCGCTTTTGGTTACGACCCAATCAAAAAAGACTATAAGATAGTAGCGAGTCTTCATGCCCAAGATGAAGTCGATTTCCCTAAACGTGTCGAAATTTACACCTTCAGTGATAACTATTGGGAAAGGGTTACTTTGAAAAAAGGACCATGTTTTTGGGATAAAGAGGCCCCAAAATCCTACTTAGACGGGGTTATATATTGGATGGGGATTGATCCTAATAAAACTACTACAAAAGGTAAATTTCCTCACTTAGTGTCATTTCATGTTGGTAATGAAGTGTTTAATTACATTGAGTTACCTAATTGCGACATTATTGATACTCAATCCCATGAACGATTTCCTAGCATCTTAGACAAATGTATTGCATTGGTAGACATCTTTCCTGATTATACCAACATTTGGGTTATGAGAGGCTCATCTTGGAGCAAACAATATACATTTAACTTGCAATTATATGAAAATTGTTTTTATTTAAGGAGTGATGGTAATTTGCTCTTTGGTGGAGAAAAAGGAGGTGCATTCTCTTACAATCTTAGAAGCCAAGAGAAAAAATTGCTTGCTAAGAGTTATATGAAACCTCCAATCTTCACTAGTGACTATGTGGAGAGCTTTGAGTTGAGGGTAGATGGTTATGAAGATCAGGTTGTGTTCAGTTTTCCTCTTGAAGAACTGAATGTTATTAACATCGAACGTTGA